A genomic region of Lycorma delicatula isolate Av1 chromosome 4, ASM4794821v1, whole genome shotgun sequence contains the following coding sequences:
- the LOC142323611 gene encoding transmembrane protein 60 isoform X2 produces MAVLHRALFTWFVLLVFLILIVLRLDSRTNWNWFIVFIPLWVYDSILLIYVFFNMMSHWKNGHDRLSNSVQRKIWYLFAIILKLASQIMLCLKLQNPSIHVSTYYVLTPLWILLPLLIIDVFFTLVRGNNNR; encoded by the coding sequence ATGGCTGTTCTACACAGAGCATTATTTACTTGGTTTGTTCTTTTAGTGTTTCTAATATTAATTGTGCTTCGTTTGGATTCCCGAACAAACTGGAATTGGTTTATTGTGTTTATTCCTTTATGGGTTTATgatagtatattattaatatatgttttctttAACATGATGTCACATTGGAAAAATGGACATGATAGACTTTCTAATTCTGtccaaagaaaaatatggtatttatttgcaattattttaaaactagcaTCACAAATTAtgctttgtttaaaattacaaaatccatCGATACATGTTTCAACATACTATGTTTTGACTCCGCTTTGGATACTTCTTCCACTTCTTATTATTGATGTGTTTTTTACATTAGTTAGGGGGAACAATAACAG
- the LOC142323611 gene encoding transmembrane protein 60 isoform X1, giving the protein MAVLHRALFTWFVLLVFLILIVLRLDSRTNWNWFIVFIPLWVYDSILLIYVFFNMMSHWKNGHDRLSNSVQRKIWYLFAIILKLASQIMLCLKLQNPSIHVSTYYVLTPLWILLPLLIIDVFFTLVRGNNNSGCTFH; this is encoded by the exons ATGGCTGTTCTACACAGAGCATTATTTACTTGGTTTGTTCTTTTAGTGTTTCTAATATTAATTGTGCTTCGTTTGGATTCCCGAACAAACTGGAATTGGTTTATTGTGTTTATTCCTTTATGGGTTTATgatagtatattattaatatatgttttctttAACATGATGTCACATTGGAAAAATGGACATGATAGACTTTCTAATTCTGtccaaagaaaaatatggtatttatttgcaattattttaaaactagcaTCACAAATTAtgctttgtttaaaattacaaaatccatCGATACATGTTTCAACATACTATGTTTTGACTCCGCTTTGGATACTTCTTCCACTTCTTATTATTGATGTGTTTTTTACATTAGTTAGGGGGAACAATAACAG TGGCTGTACTTTTCATTAA